The nucleotide sequence CTGTTTTATTACGGTTCCGGATATAGAAGTCATCGCAATAAAGGAAAGCAAGAAAATTGCTGTTTTTAGTGATGCAAGAAGTTTGTAAATGTTATCCCCCACGGGTTAATACCCCGAAGCTTGTTTCGAGATAGTTTCATATTGTTGTCTCGCCTTTAATACCCCATCCGCTTGCGGCGGGGTGATTCATTTTCTATGACATCCATTGCATTTTGTGGGGCCTGAAATTTCCTTTGCCAGGCTTTCTTTATGGCATGTTATACACATTTTATGAAAAGCCATCTTTGCCAAAGGTCTGTTATCTTTCACATATTTTACAGGATGACATTTAAAACATCCCTGCGGTTCCTTCGGGTCCTTGTCTTTATGATGGCAGATGGCGCAGTCGATCTTCAACTTTTCAGTATGTATTTTGTGCGAAAATGTCACCAATGGAAGCTTTCCGCCTTCAACCCCGATTGTAAGGGGTTCAGTGGTTTTTTCCTGTGCAAATGAAAGATTAAATGAGCATAAAAGGTATGCAGATATTATAAAAAACAGCGTATAAACAGGAAATTTGCCTCTCATAGTCACCTTGGAAAACTTTACAATATTGCACCTGAGACCCGGCTTTAAAAATCAGGTTAAGCAACACATTCATGCCTTAACCCTTACTCAACAGGATTGGATTATCCCGGGAAACTTCCGCCTCAAGGGCTTGAAACTTCACATAATATCCTGATAAAAGCAATTAAGTCAAATGGAATCCATTAACTGAAGTTTCCTCATAAACAACAGCGTTTTGAGAGTCCCCTGTTCTGAGTATCGTATATGTTTTTTTAAAAAAAATTGATATATTATTATACCAATCCGGCAATTGGAGGAAGGAATGAATTACTGGATAAGTATACTGTTAGCAGTTGTGTTTTTAATTCATTTTCCGGGAAGTGACGCATCAGCTCAGGGGAATAACAAAACGCTTGGAAAAGCGCCGGCAGTGGTCGGTATGGCGACGAGGGATTTTGTAGACGAGAGCAGAAAGAATTGGCAAGGGACGGGGACGGGGCCGTTAAAAACAACTATTTGGTATCCTGCGGCAGCCTCCGGGGAGGAAACGGTTTTTGGCGGTCTACCTGAGAGGCAGATTTTTGTCTCCTATAAGGTTGCTAAAAATGCTGAAATATCGTTAAATTCACAGAAATATCCCCTCATTCTTCTATCTCATGGCACAGGAGGCTCAGCCCTGCAAATGATGTGGCTGGATACTATTTAAAAAGGAGAGAAAAATGAAGAGGATACAAAAAAATGTATACTGGCAAGGCGCACTTTTAATCTTTTGCTTTATCTTTACAATGGTTTTTTATTGCCGCCCTGCGTCAGCACAGAACATTGTCGAAGAATGGAATACAGTGAAAGCTCCGCC is from Pseudomonadota bacterium and encodes:
- a CDS encoding cytochrome c3 family protein; its protein translation is MRGKFPVYTLFFIISAYLLCSFNLSFAQEKTTEPLTIGVEGGKLPLVTFSHKIHTEKLKIDCAICHHKDKDPKEPQGCFKCHPVKYVKDNRPLAKMAFHKMCITCHKESLAKEISGPTKCNGCHRK